From Hirundo rustica isolate bHirRus1 chromosome 1, bHirRus1.pri.v3, whole genome shotgun sequence, a single genomic window includes:
- the NXPH1 gene encoding neurexophilin-1 has protein sequence MQAVYWYAVLLLQPTLYLVTCANLTNGGKTELLKSGSSKSTLKHIWTESSKDLSISRLLSQTFRGKENDTDLDLQYDAPETYSEQDLWDWLRNSTDLQEPRPRAKRRPIVKTGKFKKMFGWGDFHSNIKTVKLNLLITGKIVDHGNGTFSVYFRHNSTGQGNVSVSLVPPTKIVEFDLAQQTVIDAKDSKSFNCRIEYEKVDKATKNTLCNYDPSKTCYQEQTQSHVSWLCSKPFKVICIYISFYSTDYKLVQKVCPDYNYHSDTPYFPSG, from the coding sequence GTTACCTGTGCAAATTTAACAAATGGAGGGAAAACAGAACTTCTAAAATCAGGAAGCTCCAAATCCACACTAAAGCACATATGGACAGAAAGTAGTAAAGACTTGTCCATCAGCCGACTGCTGTCACAGACTTTTCgtggaaaggaaaatgataCAGATTTGGACCTGCAATACGATGCCCCAGAAACTTATTCTGAGCAAGATCTCTGGGACTGGCTGAGGAACTCCACAGATCTGCAAGAGCCTCGGCCCAGAGCAAAGAGACGGCCCATCGTCAAGActgggaaatttaaaaaaatgtttggctGGGGAGATTTTCATTCCAACATCAAGACTGTGAAGCTAAATCTGTTAATAACAGGGAAAATTGTTGATCATGGCAATGGGACGTTTAGTGTTTACTTCAGGCATAACTCCACTGGTCAAGGGAATGTATCCGTGAGCCTAGTGCCCCCTACAAAAATAGTGGAATTTGACTTGGCACAACAGACAGTGATTGATGCCAAAGATTCCAAGTCCTTTAACTGTCGAATCGAGTACGAAAAGGTTGACAAGGCTACCAAGAATACACTCTGCAACTATGACCCTTCAAAAACCTGTTATCAGGAGCAAACCCAGAGCCATGTGTCATGGCTCTGCTCAAAGCCCTTTAAAGTAATCTGTatttacatttccttttatAGTACAGATTATAAACTAGTACAGAAGGTGTGTCCTGATTACAACTACCACAGTGACACACCCTACTTCCCTTCAGGGTGA